A stretch of the Engraulis encrasicolus isolate BLACKSEA-1 chromosome 19, IST_EnEncr_1.0, whole genome shotgun sequence genome encodes the following:
- the ppp1r14d gene encoding protein phosphatase 1 regulatory subunit 14C — protein sequence MASEASAQTRVMSEASAQSRVMFQAKDEEPASRKLGKLTVKYNRKDLQRRLDIEEWIDGQLHLLFDCEEEEMPELEIDIDELLELSDTEQRSRLQELLHECGKPKEDFINGLLYRMKGLRKMSGPLKK from the exons ATGGCGTCGGAGGCGAGTGCCCAGACCAGGGTGATGTCGGAGGCCAGTGCCCAGAGCAGGGTGATGTTCCAGGCCAAAGACGAAGAGCCAGCCTCCCGCAAGCTGGGCAAGCTGACCGTCAAGTACAACCGCAAGGACCTGCAGCGCAGACTGGACATCGAGGAGTGGATAGACGGCCAGCTGCACCTGCTGTTTGACTGCGAG gaagAAGAGATGCCTGAGCTGGAAATTGATATTGACGAGCTTTTAGAGCTTTCGGATACAGAGCAGAGATCACGGCTACAA GAGTTACTACATGAATGTGGGAAGCCAAAAGAG GACTTTATCAACGGCCTGCTTTACCGGATGAAGGGCCTTCGCAAGATGTCAGGACCCTTGAAGAAATGA